A single region of the Pygocentrus nattereri isolate fPygNat1 chromosome 27, fPygNat1.pri, whole genome shotgun sequence genome encodes:
- the zgc:64022 gene encoding zgc:64022, producing the protein MVVQVTPRLRHGTKAMEGREQKVEANILLLGAENVGKSALTVRFLTRRFIGEYGDIESIYSHSDKIDGREICFNIWDSLCPQNGEDAGHISDRHLEWTDGFILVYSICDRASFNVVRRQVQCIRQAKSKLSAPVIIVGNKRDLQHRRAVSSEEGRLLALSADCGFFEISAAETYHGVLVVFHELLDLIRETRTPKKGAAGFRGIVRSMSAVFGRKRTE; encoded by the exons ATGGTCGTTCAAGTGACTCCACGACTTCGCCACGGCACCAAGGCAATGGAGGGAAGAGAGCAGAAAGTGGAGGCCAATATTTTGCTACTCGGAGCTGAAAACGTGGGGAAATCtg cACTCACAGTGCGATTCCTGACCAGAAGATTCATCGGAGAATATGGTGATATAG AATCCATCTACAGCCACTCTGATAAGATTGACGGCCGTGAAATTTGCTTCAACATCTGGGACTCGCTTTGCCCGCAG AACGGCGAAGATGCTGGACACATCAGTGACCGACACCTGGAGTGGACGGATGGTTTCATCCTGGTTTACAGCATCTGTGACCGTGCGAGTTTCAACGTGGTTCGGCGGCAGGTCCAATGCATCCGGCAGGCCAAGTCGAAGCTCTCGGCTCCGGTCATCATCGTGGGAAACAAGAGGGACCTCCAGCACCGGCGGGCCGTGTCCAGCGAAGAAGGACGCTTACTCGCCCTCTCTGCAGACTGCGGCTTCTTCGAAATCTCTGCTGCAGAGACGTACCACggtgtgttggtggtgtttcaCGAACTGCTCGACCTCATTCGGGAGACGAGGACGCCTAAGAAAGGAGCTGCCGGGTTCAGAGGCATCGTGAGGAGCATGTCTGCCGTGTTTGGGAGGAAACGGACTGAATAG